AATGTCTTTGATACACCGCTTCCCCTTTTTCCAATAACAATTCCCGTGAAATGCTGAATACGTTCCTTATCCCCTTCCTTTATCTTTACAGAAACCTCAATTTCATCTCCAGCATTAAACTTTGGAATCTTTTTTACAAAATCTTTTTCTATAGCCTCAATCTTCATTTAATAAATCTGGTCTTTTTTCCCTTGTTAATTCCTCTCTTTTTTTCCTTCTCCATTCCTCTATTTTTTTATGGTCTCCTGATAAAAGAATATCAGGAACCTTCATTCCCCTGAATTCGTAAGGCCTTGTGTATTGAGGCCCTTCAAGATAAAAGGATGTAAATGATTCATCCTTTAAGGATTCAGGATTTCCTAATACACCTGGAATAAACCTTCCTATAACATCAATTGCAACAAGAGATGGAATTTCTCCTCCTGTTGTAATATAATCTCCAATAGAAAGCTCAAGGTCAATCATTGTTTTTACCCTCTCATCAATTCCTTCATAATGTCCACAAAGAAAGATAATATGCTCTTTTTCTGCTAACTCCTTTGCCAAAGCTTGATTTAAAACTTTACCCTGTGGACTTAAATAAATTACATATCCCTTTTCCTGTGCCTCAATTGCCCTAAATAGGACATCGGGCTTAATAACCATCCCAGGGCCTCCACCATAGGGATAATCATCCACCTTTTTATGGCTGTTTTCTGAAAAATCCCTTACATTATGTATATGGATATCTAATATCCCTTTTTCCCTTGCCCTTCTAATAATGCTTACATCAAGAGGCCCCTTAAATATCTCAGGAAATAGTGTTAGAACATCTATTCTCAATCAAGCATTTCAACAACAACCCTTTTTCCCTTTTTTGCTGCTGCTGCTTGGAGGATGGTTCTTATTGATTTAATTATCCTTCCCTGCTTGCCTATTATCTTTCCAACATCAGCTTCATCCACCTTTACTTCTAAGATAGTAGTCTTTTCGCTCTCCATCTCAGTAAGCTTTACCTTGTCGGGATTGTCAACAAGCGATTTGACAATGTACTCACCTAGTTGTCTCATTTTTTTCTCCTCCTTTTCTATAAGATTCCACCAATCTATTTACAGTGGTGGTTAGTTGTGCTCCTTTTTTTACCCAATCATCTATTTTTGAAAGATTAACAAAAGTGGGTTGTTTTGTCTTTGGATGATAATGACCAATCTCGTCAATTACCCTTCCATCCCTTTTAACTTTTTCCTCCATAGCCACAATCCTATATGATGGGCTTTTTTTAGCCCCTATTCTCTTAAGTCTAATCTTTACCATTTTTAAACATAAAAATTATAAGCAAAGGAATTATCTTTAGTCAAGGGTTTTTATGGGATAGGGCTAAAAGCTTCTCAAAAACAGAAGATGGATTTTCTGATTTAAATATCTCTGAGCCAACAGCTGCAATATTAACCCCTGCCTCTTTTATAAGGGAAATGTTTGAAAGCTTTATGCCTCCATCCATCTCAAGGTAAAGGTCTGGTTTTTTTTCTTTAATCTCTTTTGCTTTCAAAAGGACATCGGGAATAAATTGGCTTCCATAAAAACCAGGGACAACACTCATAATAAGCACAAGGTCTATTTTTTTAAATAATGGCTCAATTTTGAGAATTGGTGTTTCTGGATTAAGGGAAATGCCTACCTCTAAACCCTCATCCTTTATTTTTTCTATTGTCTTTTCTGGGCTATCATTTGATTCAATATGAAAGATTATCCTTTTTGCCCCCCTTTTTTTAAAGCCTTCTACATAATCTATTGGAGAGCTAACCATAAGGTGTATTTCCATAAAAAGGTTTGTCTCAACAAGATCGTCGTAACTTATGCTTTTAGAAGGGACAAAAGCACCGTCTGTAATGTCTATATGAACATTCTTGCAAAAGGCTTCTGCTATCTTTAACATCCTTTTTAGCTCTTCTTTTTTATCTGTTAAAATGGCTGGATAAACAAACATTAAAAATCCTCTTTCAGCTCTGTTGATGGTTTATAGAGGTGATGTGTTTCATTTAGGCTTTGAATAATGAATTTATTATCCACAAATTCAATCCTTGTTATTCCACAAGGGTCTTGTCGCACAGCCCAGAAAGATGAAAGAGGAAGCCCCATAATATGAAGAAGAATAATTTTAATTACAATCCGATGGGTTACAATGATTGAAAGGTTGTTGTTCCTTACAATCTCCTCAAAAACAGGAATTACCCTATTTTTAACATCCTCCAATGATTCTCCACCTGGAAACTTGACACTTTCAGGTTTTGTTATCCAGTCTGAATAGAGCTTGCTATCCTTCACATCATCCTCTGAAAGCCTTTGCCATTCTCCATAATCAATATCTATAAGATTAGGAACTTCCTTTACAACTGCATCAGAATGGGGTCTTTTCAGGATTTGGGCTGTAATCAATGCCCTTTTAAGGGGGCTTGTATAAATCATCTCAACAGGAAGGTCAGAAAGAATGGTTGATGTTTTTTCAGCCTGACGAATTCCTGTTCTATTTAACTCAACCTCTATCCTTCCCCTAAAGACCTTTCTTTTATTCCAATCTGTCTGGGCATGCCTTATCAATACGCACTCACTCATAGATTCCTATTGCCTCCCTTGATTTAAATGTTGGTCTGTGAATCTTTATTGTCTTCTTATAGCCAATCTTGTTATCAGATGAAAGCTCTCCGCTTTGTGTAAATCCCATTTTTTCATAAAAGCTTATAGAACCAATATCGTCTGGTGTATAAACTACCAATGTCTCTGCTGAAAGACCCCTTACCCTTTCCTCAAGGTGTTTTATTAGCCTTTCTCCTATGCCCTTTCTTTTAAAATCCGTTCTCACAGCAAGCCATGTAACCTCAAATTCATAGGGATTTTTTAGGCTTTTTACATATCCAATAACACCCAATACCTGATGCATTTCCTTTTCAACAAAGAAGCACCTTTTTGAAAAATCTGGATTATTGATATGTTCACTAATCTCTTCCTCAAGCTTAATAAGACCAAGTTTATTAAAATGATGTGGATATGAATAAAATATTGCTTTTACTTGTGAAATATCATCAATTGTCATCTCTGTAATCATCTAAGTGTTTTAAAAAAATCAGAAAGCAACCTTGCACATTTTTCTTTCAATACTCCAGATTTTATCTTTATCTTATGATTAAAACCCGATGTAATATCTACCACAGAGCCGCAGGCACCAAACTTTGGATTATCTGCTCCAAAGATAAGCTCTTTTATCCTTAAGAGAACCATAGAGAAAAAACACATACAACAAGGCTCAAGGGTAATATATAAAGATGTATTGCTCATTTCCCTTCTTCCAATTGTCCTTAAAGCCTTCCTTAATGCCAAAATCTCACAATGGTTCATTGGATTACCCCTCTTTTCAACCTCATTATGGGCTTTGCTTATAATTTCTCCTTTAAACACAACAACACAACCTACAGGCACCTCTCCTTTGTTTCTTCCTTTCTCTGCTTCCTTAATGGCAGATTGCATAAACAAATCATCCACATTATATATTGTAATCTTTACTCAATAATTTTGTCTAGTTTTTTTGTTAAAGCGATTCTAACAAAAAAATCTTGACAAAAAACCTATTTTAAGGTAAATTTTATTTATAATAATTATGGGAGGTAATTATGATGAAGAAGATTTGGTTGTTTTTGGTAGTATTAGGGGTTTGTAAAGGGTTTGGAGCTTATAAGGAGTCTTCCTTTTATTTTGATAATGGGAAGACCCCTCGTGCAATCCATTACACAGCACAGGGTTTTAAGGCAAGCACAACATATTTGCTTAAGCTCTATGTGAAAGATAAAGAGGAGGGAATCCCTCTATATTTTGAGACCCTCTCAAAGGATGAACAATGGATTAAACCCGATGAGGATACCTGGCAGGAAAGCCTTCCCTCATTTACAACCCTTGATAACGGTTATCAAGAGGGCTGGGTCTATGTAAGGAATAGCGGAATAGAAGCTGGCACATATAATACCTGTGCCTTCTCAGTCAGAGAGGGAACATCTGGCGAGACAATGAAACCAGGGGTATTTAGACCCGCAACAATTATGGAAAATCCTGGTTGGCTTGAGGGAATTGTCAAGAAAGATGGAGAGGCTTGTGGAAATAGCCATATTGTTTTTCTTAATGAATATGGGAGCGTTTCTGGATGTGCTAAATCAGAACAAAATGGCTATTTTAAGATTGCCCTTCCAGATGGAATAAAAATTGCAACAATAACAGATTGGGATGGCAATTTATACGATAAGTTTGAGATAGCAGAGATAAAAGGTGGAGAAGGTATAAGTATTTCTTCAAATGAAAAAATAACCTCGCCCTGGCCCATATTTGCAGGAAAAATAACAACCCTTGGTTATGAGGTGTTAAATGGTGTTACAAAGAATGTTGTTATAATAAATGAAATAATGTATGATGCCCCGGGTACTATTGGCGATGCATACGGTGAATGGATTGAGCTTTATAACCCGGCAACAGGGACAATAGACCTTACAGGTTGGAAGCTATATGACCCAGTCACAAGAACCCTATCAGGCACTATCTCAGGAGGAGGGTATCTTGTTTTGGTTGAAAGCACAGAAACATTTACATGTGGTACTTATGGTTATAACCTTAATGGTGTTTCTTATATAGATGTTGGTGCATTATCTTTAGAGGATAACTTTGACACATTAGTCTTAAAGGATAATTTTGGCAAAATAGTTGACATCCTTCATTATAATAAAAATTGGGGAACAGGGGCTCCTGATTCAGGAAGGACCTTGGAGAAAATATTGGCTAAGGGTCCTAATGTTGATGGAAACTGGGATTCAACCCTTGATCTTTATGGCACCCCGGGTAAGGAAAATAGCGTATCTGGACGAGGGACAATCTGTGGAACTGTGAGGGATAGCCAAGGGGGTACTATTTCTGGAGCCTTGGTTATTGCAAGGCCTTATAACCTTCCAACAACGGATATTGATGATGGTTCAAATATAGGTCATAGGTTTGGGACAAAGACAGACAGCAATGGCTTTTATACCCTTTTTGTTCCACCCGGGAACTACATTGTTATTGCAACAAAAGAGGATTATGCAAGGGCTGTAGCAACTGCAAGCGTAACAAAAGATAGCACAACAGAGGTTAATTTCTATCT
The genomic region above belongs to bacterium and contains:
- a CDS encoding nucleoside deaminase, whose translation is MQSAIKEAEKGRNKGEVPVGCVVVFKGEIISKAHNEVEKRGNPMNHCEILALRKALRTIGRREMSNTSLYITLEPCCMCFFSMVLLRIKELIFGADNPKFGACGSVVDITSGFNHKIKIKSGVLKEKCARLLSDFFKTLR
- a CDS encoding histidine phosphatase family protein; its protein translation is MSECVLIRHAQTDWNKRKVFRGRIEVELNRTGIRQAEKTSTILSDLPVEMIYTSPLKRALITAQILKRPHSDAVVKEVPNLIDIDYGEWQRLSEDDVKDSKLYSDWITKPESVKFPGGESLEDVKNRVIPVFEEIVRNNNLSIIVTHRIVIKIILLHIMGLPLSSFWAVRQDPCGITRIEFVDNKFIIQSLNETHHLYKPSTELKEDF
- a CDS encoding KH domain-containing protein, giving the protein MRQLGEYIVKSLVDNPDKVKLTEMESEKTTILEVKVDEADVGKIIGKQGRIIKSIRTILQAAAAKKGKRVVVEMLD
- a CDS encoding ribulose-phosphate 3-epimerase, encoding MFVYPAILTDKKEELKRMLKIAEAFCKNVHIDITDGAFVPSKSISYDDLVETNLFMEIHLMVSSPIDYVEGFKKRGAKRIIFHIESNDSPEKTIEKIKDEGLEVGISLNPETPILKIEPLFKKIDLVLIMSVVPGFYGSQFIPDVLLKAKEIKEKKPDLYLEMDGGIKLSNISLIKEAGVNIAAVGSEIFKSENPSSVFEKLLALSHKNP
- the trmD gene encoding tRNA (guanosine(37)-N1)-methyltransferase TrmD → MRIDVLTLFPEIFKGPLDVSIIRRAREKGILDIHIHNVRDFSENSHKKVDDYPYGGGPGMVIKPDVLFRAIEAQEKGYVIYLSPQGKVLNQALAKELAEKEHIIFLCGHYEGIDERVKTMIDLELSIGDYITTGGEIPSLVAIDVIGRFIPGVLGNPESLKDESFTSFYLEGPQYTRPYEFRGMKVPDILLSGDHKKIEEWRRKKREELTREKRPDLLNED
- the rpsP gene encoding 30S ribosomal protein S16, with the translated sequence MVKIRLKRIGAKKSPSYRIVAMEEKVKRDGRVIDEIGHYHPKTKQPTFVNLSKIDDWVKKGAQLTTTVNRLVESYRKGGEKNETTR
- a CDS encoding GNAT family N-acetyltransferase, producing the protein MITEMTIDDISQVKAIFYSYPHHFNKLGLIKLEEEISEHINNPDFSKRCFFVEKEMHQVLGVIGYVKSLKNPYEFEVTWLAVRTDFKRKGIGERLIKHLEERVRGLSAETLVVYTPDDIGSISFYEKMGFTQSGELSSDNKIGYKKTIKIHRPTFKSREAIGIYE